A stretch of Desulfobacterales bacterium DNA encodes these proteins:
- a CDS encoding extracellular solute-binding protein has product MKRIIIVILILLLSPCVQADEMFPGKDWSDRYNPLADPEAVPGGEISVFAGQYPKSLNYYLDNNVLSAEIFGAMYETLLNMHPITLAYEPGLARQWSISGDKKTFTFFIDKQARWSDGTAITAEDVKWTYDVIMNPKNLTGPHKVSMQRFYPPEVIDSHTIRFTARDVHWQNLGSAGGFHILCSKAFDKKDFNKINFEFPVVSGPYRLGETNEGLFITLERRDDWWLRNAERTRGTGNFQTMKFKFFAERENAFEAFKKGQIDLFPIYTSRIWINETQGEKFIHNWIIKQKIHNQRPVGFQGFAMNMRTPPFDDLRVRKAMALLLDREKMNTTLMYSQYFLHRSYFEDLYDKDHPCPNPVIRVDKAQARKLLTEAGWVANPKTGYLEKNGTRFSFKFLTRDASFEKFLSIYAEDLKDAGIELVIDKKDWASWVRDMEEFNFQMTLASWSSGIFKDPEGMWSSAEADRKSGNNITGFKNARVDSLVEKQKEIFDIRQRNDINREIDQLIYESFPYVLLWNINYTRLLYWKKFGMPDTVLSKFGDESSAYWYWWLDEDSTADLMDSIANKLPLAQKPSTVFFDQQFQP; this is encoded by the coding sequence ATGAAACGCATCATCATCGTGATTTTAATCCTCCTGCTGAGCCCCTGCGTGCAGGCAGATGAAATGTTCCCCGGAAAAGACTGGTCGGATCGATACAATCCACTTGCCGATCCTGAAGCCGTGCCCGGTGGTGAGATTTCCGTATTCGCGGGTCAGTATCCCAAGAGTCTCAACTATTACCTGGATAACAATGTCCTTTCTGCTGAAATTTTCGGGGCCATGTATGAAACCCTGCTCAACATGCATCCGATAACGCTGGCCTATGAACCCGGTCTTGCCCGGCAGTGGTCCATTTCCGGGGATAAAAAAACCTTCACATTTTTTATCGATAAACAGGCCAGATGGAGTGACGGCACCGCCATAACCGCCGAAGATGTCAAATGGACATATGACGTGATCATGAACCCGAAGAATCTGACCGGGCCGCACAAAGTGAGCATGCAGCGGTTCTATCCTCCCGAAGTCATCGATTCGCATACCATCCGGTTTACCGCCCGGGATGTGCACTGGCAGAACCTTGGATCTGCAGGCGGATTTCATATTCTCTGCAGCAAGGCCTTTGATAAAAAGGATTTCAACAAGATTAACTTCGAATTTCCTGTTGTATCAGGCCCTTATCGACTGGGCGAAACCAACGAGGGGCTGTTCATCACGCTGGAACGGCGCGATGACTGGTGGCTGAGAAATGCTGAAAGAACCCGGGGGACCGGAAATTTTCAGACCATGAAATTCAAATTTTTTGCCGAGAGGGAAAACGCCTTTGAAGCATTCAAAAAAGGCCAGATCGATCTGTTTCCCATCTATACGTCCCGGATCTGGATCAATGAAACCCAAGGTGAAAAATTCATCCACAACTGGATCATCAAACAGAAAATCCATAACCAGCGGCCCGTTGGTTTTCAGGGCTTTGCCATGAACATGCGCACCCCCCCTTTTGACGATCTGCGGGTCAGAAAAGCCATGGCGCTGTTGCTGGACAGGGAAAAAATGAACACCACATTAATGTACAGCCAGTATTTTCTTCACCGCTCTTACTTTGAAGACCTGTATGACAAGGACCATCCCTGTCCAAACCCTGTCATCCGGGTGGATAAAGCCCAGGCCCGAAAACTCCTGACAGAAGCCGGCTGGGTGGCAAATCCGAAAACCGGATATCTTGAAAAAAACGGTACCCGCTTTTCATTCAAGTTTTTAACCCGGGATGCCTCCTTTGAAAAATTTTTATCCATCTATGCCGAAGATCTCAAGGATGCCGGCATTGAACTGGTTATCGATAAAAAAGACTGGGCCTCATGGGTTCGGGATATGGAAGAATTTAATTTTCAGATGACCCTGGCGTCATGGAGCTCCGGAATTTTCAAGGACCCGGAAGGCATGTGGTCATCGGCTGAAGCAGACCGGAAAAGCGGTAACAATATTACGGGTTTTAAAAACGCCAGGGTTGATTCGTTGGTTGAAAAGCAGAAAGAAATTTTCGATATCCGTCAACGAAATGATATAAATCGGGAAATCGATCAGCTCATTTACGAATCTTTTCCCTATGTACTGCTTTGGAATATCAACTATACCCGGCTGCTTTACTGGAAAAAATTCGGCATGCCCGATACCGTTCTTTCCAAATTCGGCGATGAATCCAGCGCCTACTGGTACTGGTGGCTGGATGAGGATTCAACAGCGGATTTGATGGATTCGATAGCGAATAAACTGCCGCTTGCCCAGAAACCATCAACGGTCTTTTTTGATCAGCAGTTTCAGCCTTAA
- the alaS gene encoding alanine--tRNA ligase, whose product MTGNDVRRQFLEYFKKHDHQAVRSSSLVPSDDPTLLFTNAGMVPFKRVFLGEEKRNYVRATSSQKCVRAGGKHNDLENVGYTARHHTFFEMLGNFSFGDYFKQKAIEFAWDLLVNGYKLPEDKLWVSVYLDDDEAFDLWHDHVGVNKDRIVRFGEKDNFWSMGDTGPCGPCSEIMIDRGEQYGCGRSDCRVGCECDRYLEIWNLVFMQFNRDETGKLTPLPKPSIDTGMGLERIVSVIQNVDTNYETDLILPIIKKAEILCEKRYGESREADVAMKVIADHSRAAAFLIGDGILPSNEGRGYVLRRIIRRAIRYGRHLGLNRSFLHETANVVFDIMKPSYPELAAASSFITNVITNEEIRFSETLDNGLKLLTDTLDNLKAGGQKTVPGDIIFKLYDTFGFPVDIVRDVVRDKDMTLDMDGFDEAMGVQREKSRSVMTFSKISDAYRSLSAQGIKPEFVGYDTLSCEAGVLLIVADGNEIRMATEGQQIEIVTEKTPFYGESGGQVGDTGVITSDGLQIRITDTIKDPTGLIIHRGTVVSGTAEKGQRVTLTVDAEKREAIACNHTSTHILHSALREVLGDHVKQAGSYVTPDRLRFDFTHFSQVDSQDLNRIERLVNERIRQNVPAEIVEMDAEAAFKSGATALFEEKYGDRVRVVSLAPFSRELCGGVHISQTGHIGLFKIVSECSVASGVRRIEAITGDAALASVQEQSARLNHVARLLKEKPQGVEQKIEKILADHKAYEKELEKLKAKIAAMSSAGADDDIRTINGINVLVKSVTVDNPAALRDLADRLREKIKSGVVVLGATAGPKALLIAAVTQDLTRRYPAGKIVKQLAGMVGGSGGGRPDMAQAGGTQPGNLSQALEKACEIIESM is encoded by the coding sequence ATGACAGGTAACGATGTACGCAGACAATTTCTTGAATATTTTAAAAAACATGATCACCAGGCGGTCAGAAGCTCATCCCTTGTTCCTTCAGATGATCCGACCCTTCTGTTTACCAACGCAGGGATGGTTCCGTTCAAGCGGGTGTTTCTCGGTGAGGAAAAGCGAAATTATGTGAGAGCCACATCGTCCCAGAAATGTGTACGGGCCGGTGGAAAGCACAATGACCTCGAAAACGTAGGCTATACGGCCAGGCATCATACTTTTTTCGAAATGCTGGGAAATTTTTCTTTCGGGGATTACTTCAAACAAAAAGCCATTGAGTTTGCATGGGATCTGCTGGTGAACGGGTACAAGCTGCCTGAAGACAAACTGTGGGTATCCGTGTATCTGGACGATGATGAAGCCTTTGACTTGTGGCATGACCATGTCGGCGTCAATAAGGATCGAATTGTACGGTTTGGGGAAAAGGATAATTTCTGGTCCATGGGAGATACGGGTCCGTGCGGACCGTGCTCGGAAATTATGATCGACCGGGGTGAGCAATACGGATGTGGCCGGTCTGACTGCCGGGTGGGCTGCGAATGTGACCGGTATCTTGAAATCTGGAATCTGGTGTTCATGCAGTTTAACCGGGATGAAACCGGAAAGCTGACGCCCCTGCCGAAGCCCAGCATTGATACCGGGATGGGGCTGGAGCGGATTGTGTCCGTGATTCAAAACGTGGATACAAATTATGAAACGGATTTGATCCTTCCCATCATAAAAAAGGCAGAGATACTGTGTGAAAAACGCTATGGGGAATCCCGGGAAGCCGATGTGGCCATGAAGGTCATCGCGGATCACAGCCGGGCAGCGGCGTTTCTTATTGGAGATGGCATTCTGCCATCCAATGAGGGACGCGGATATGTGCTTCGCCGGATCATACGAAGAGCGATTCGATACGGACGACATCTGGGTCTTAATCGATCATTTTTACATGAGACCGCCAACGTGGTATTTGATATCATGAAACCGTCGTATCCTGAACTTGCAGCTGCCTCATCGTTTATCACCAACGTGATTACCAATGAGGAAATCCGATTTTCGGAAACCCTGGATAACGGGTTGAAACTGCTCACTGACACCCTTGACAATTTGAAGGCCGGGGGCCAAAAGACAGTGCCGGGAGATATCATATTCAAATTGTATGACACTTTTGGATTTCCGGTGGATATAGTTCGGGATGTGGTCCGGGACAAAGATATGACCCTAGATATGGATGGCTTTGATGAGGCCATGGGTGTCCAGCGTGAAAAATCCAGATCCGTCATGACTTTTTCCAAAATCAGTGATGCCTACCGAAGCCTTTCCGCTCAGGGAATCAAACCTGAGTTTGTGGGCTATGACACGCTGTCATGCGAGGCCGGGGTGCTGTTGATCGTCGCGGACGGAAATGAAATCCGGATGGCCACCGAAGGCCAACAGATCGAGATTGTTACCGAAAAGACCCCGTTTTATGGTGAATCGGGCGGGCAGGTGGGGGATACGGGTGTTATCACCTCCGACGGCCTGCAGATCCGGATCACCGACACGATAAAGGATCCTACCGGATTGATTATTCACAGGGGAACGGTCGTGTCCGGTACGGCGGAAAAAGGTCAGCGTGTCACGTTGACCGTCGATGCGGAAAAACGGGAGGCGATTGCCTGCAATCATACATCGACCCATATTCTGCATTCGGCGCTTCGCGAGGTGCTGGGCGATCATGTCAAACAGGCCGGATCTTATGTGACACCGGATCGGCTCCGGTTTGACTTTACCCATTTTTCCCAGGTGGATTCACAGGACCTGAATCGTATCGAAAGACTGGTCAATGAGCGCATCCGGCAGAATGTTCCGGCAGAGATAGTCGAGATGGATGCCGAAGCGGCATTCAAATCCGGGGCAACTGCCCTGTTTGAAGAAAAATATGGCGACAGGGTCAGGGTTGTTTCTCTGGCGCCGTTCAGTCGGGAGCTTTGCGGAGGCGTTCATATCAGCCAGACCGGGCATATCGGCCTGTTCAAAATTGTCAGTGAGTGCAGTGTGGCATCCGGTGTCAGGCGAATCGAGGCGATAACAGGTGATGCGGCACTGGCCAGTGTGCAGGAACAATCAGCCCGGCTCAATCATGTTGCCCGGTTGCTCAAAGAAAAACCCCAGGGCGTTGAACAGAAAATTGAAAAAATTCTGGCGGATCACAAAGCGTACGAAAAAGAACTGGAAAAACTGAAAGCTAAAATCGCCGCCATGTCTTCGGCCGGAGCCGATGACGATATCCGGACGATCAATGGAATCAACGTGCTGGTAAAAAGCGTGACGGTTGATAATCCGGCGGCGCTTCGCGATCTGGCCGACCGGCTCCGGGAGAAAATCAAATCCGGCGTTGTGGTTCTGGGCGCAACAGCCGGTCCGAAAGCCTTGTTGATAGCCGCCGTGACCCAAGACCTGACCCGTCGCTATCCGGCCGGGAAAATCGTAAAGCAGCTGGCCGGAATGGTGGGCGGCAGCGGGGGCGGAAGACCGGATATGGCACAGGCCGGCGGCACGCAACCCGGGAACCTGTCCCAGGCCCTTGAAAAAGCCTGCGAGATTATCGAAAGCATGTGA
- the recA gene encoding recombinase RecA — protein MPDKEKAVDAAMSQIERQFGKGAIMKLGSRPIVDVPVIPTGSLALDKALGIGGLPRGRVIEIFGPESSGKTTLALHAVAEVQKQGGIAAFIDAEHALDTSYAKKLGVNCDELLVSQPDTGEQALEIADMLVRSGAIDIVVIDSVAALVPRAEIEGEMGDSHMGLQARLMSQALRKLTGAIGKTMTSLIFINQIRMKIGVVFGNPETTTGGNALKFYASVRLDIRRTSAIKDGQEITGNRTKVRVVKNKMAPPFREAEFDIMYGEGISRSGDLLDVGVEAGLVAKSGSWYSYNDERIGQGRENVKRFFIENPDIYASIQGKLREALGLSVIKVSEDTGKTEGATTK, from the coding sequence ATGCCGGACAAGGAAAAAGCGGTAGACGCTGCGATGAGCCAGATAGAGCGACAGTTCGGTAAGGGAGCGATCATGAAACTCGGCAGTCGCCCAATCGTTGATGTTCCGGTCATACCGACCGGTTCCCTGGCGCTTGACAAAGCGTTGGGTATCGGAGGACTTCCCCGGGGCCGGGTGATAGAAATTTTTGGTCCCGAATCATCCGGTAAAACGACGCTGGCGCTGCACGCGGTTGCCGAGGTTCAGAAACAGGGCGGAATTGCAGCCTTTATTGACGCGGAGCACGCACTGGATACCAGTTATGCGAAAAAACTCGGTGTGAACTGTGATGAGCTTCTGGTGTCTCAGCCCGATACCGGTGAGCAGGCCCTTGAAATTGCTGACATGCTGGTCAGGAGCGGCGCCATTGATATCGTCGTGATCGACTCGGTAGCGGCCCTTGTCCCGAGAGCCGAGATTGAAGGGGAAATGGGTGATTCGCATATGGGGCTTCAGGCCAGGCTGATGTCCCAGGCGTTGAGAAAACTTACTGGTGCCATCGGAAAGACGATGACATCGCTGATTTTTATCAATCAGATCCGCATGAAAATCGGGGTGGTTTTCGGAAACCCCGAAACGACCACCGGCGGCAATGCTTTGAAATTTTATGCATCTGTCCGGCTGGATATCCGTCGCACCAGTGCAATTAAAGACGGCCAGGAAATTACCGGCAACCGTACCAAGGTCCGGGTGGTCAAGAATAAAATGGCTCCGCCCTTCAGAGAGGCCGAATTTGATATCATGTACGGGGAGGGAATATCCCGGTCCGGGGATCTTCTGGATGTGGGGGTTGAAGCCGGTCTTGTCGCAAAAAGCGGTTCCTGGTATTCATATAATGACGAGAGAATTGGACAGGGTCGGGAAAACGTTAAACGGTTTTTTATAGAAAATCCGGATATTTATGCCTCCATTCAGGGTAAGCTCCGTGAGGCTCTGGGATTGTCCGTAATCAAAGTCTCCGAAGATACAGGGAAAACGGAAGGTGCAACAACTAAATAG
- the thpR gene encoding RNA 2',3'-cyclic phosphodiesterase, whose amino-acid sequence MPDTIRAFIAADLPEPIILSLRQLQDDLKPFNFDARWVKPDHIHLTLKFLGDIRSADAETVGRVITETAILHAPVSLVVKGIGVFPEIRRPRVLWVGIDGQISILSRLQKTIEDQLETVGFPREKRAFKGHLTLARFRYVHDPGSIIAAMTGLGGFETQPFTVNAVHLYKSRLTPAGAEYTRLVSAELTR is encoded by the coding sequence ATGCCAGATACAATACGGGCCTTCATAGCCGCAGATCTTCCCGAGCCGATTATTTTGAGCCTTCGACAGCTGCAGGACGATTTGAAACCATTTAATTTCGATGCAAGATGGGTGAAACCTGACCATATTCATCTGACGCTGAAATTTCTGGGTGACATCAGGTCGGCTGATGCCGAAACGGTGGGCAGGGTTATTACGGAGACGGCAATACTGCATGCCCCGGTATCTCTGGTGGTGAAAGGTATCGGGGTTTTTCCGGAAATCAGACGCCCCCGGGTTTTATGGGTTGGAATTGACGGTCAGATTTCGATACTGTCCCGGTTGCAGAAAACCATTGAAGACCAGTTGGAAACCGTTGGTTTTCCCAGGGAAAAAAGGGCATTTAAGGGACATCTGACGTTGGCGAGGTTCCGGTACGTGCATGATCCCGGATCGATAATAGCGGCCATGACCGGGTTGGGTGGCTTTGAAACACAGCCGTTTACGGTGAATGCCGTTCATCTGTATAAAAGCCGGTTAACGCCGGCCGGGGCAGAATATACCCGGCTGGTCAGTGCGGAGCTGACTCGCTGA
- a CDS encoding homocysteine biosynthesis protein: MEQYEVNKTYQQINDKIRSGEVVVVTAEEMIDIVKAEGPVAAARRVDVVTTGTFAPMCSSGAFINFGHSVPGIKASHTWLNNVPAYGGLAAVDCYIGATALCEDDPENKVHPGEFNYGGGHVLQDLVAGKKIHLKATAYGTDCYPSRMIEKMISLDTLPQATLCNPRNGYQNYNCAINMTGKIKYTYMGALKPKAGNANYCSAGQLSPLFNDPYYKTIGLGTRIFLGGGIGYVTWYGTQHKGNVERTEKGIPITPAGTLWVMGDMKTMSPDWLVGLSIQGYGASLAVGLGIPIPILNEEMARYTSVSDEEIFTRVVDYGHDYPRGISKSYGQVSYAQLKSGFITIDGKKIPTVPLSSMVKARQIADILKQWIAEGRFTLGEPQFTLPV, from the coding sequence ATGGAACAATATGAAGTAAACAAGACGTATCAGCAGATCAATGACAAAATAAGGTCCGGTGAAGTCGTTGTCGTGACGGCCGAAGAAATGATAGATATTGTAAAGGCCGAGGGGCCGGTTGCGGCGGCAAGGCGTGTGGATGTGGTAACCACCGGAACATTTGCGCCGATGTGTTCTTCCGGCGCGTTTATTAATTTTGGTCATTCCGTTCCCGGAATAAAGGCGTCTCATACGTGGCTGAATAATGTGCCCGCCTATGGAGGGCTAGCGGCCGTTGATTGTTATATCGGCGCAACGGCGCTTTGTGAAGATGATCCTGAAAACAAGGTCCATCCCGGGGAGTTTAATTATGGGGGCGGCCATGTCCTTCAGGATCTGGTTGCCGGAAAGAAAATACATCTGAAAGCCACCGCTTATGGAACCGACTGCTATCCAAGCCGGATGATCGAGAAGATGATATCTCTGGATACACTCCCGCAGGCGACATTATGCAATCCTCGAAACGGATACCAGAATTATAACTGCGCCATCAATATGACCGGCAAAATCAAATATACGTATATGGGGGCGCTCAAGCCCAAAGCCGGAAATGCGAACTATTGTTCGGCCGGTCAACTGAGTCCGTTGTTCAATGATCCGTATTATAAGACGATCGGACTTGGGACGCGGATTTTCTTGGGGGGCGGAATCGGATATGTCACCTGGTACGGCACCCAGCACAAAGGCAATGTGGAACGTACTGAAAAAGGAATTCCGATTACCCCTGCCGGCACCTTGTGGGTGATGGGAGATATGAAAACCATGAGTCCGGACTGGCTGGTCGGTCTCAGCATTCAGGGCTACGGTGCCTCCCTTGCTGTGGGACTGGGCATTCCCATTCCCATTTTGAATGAAGAAATGGCCCGGTATACCTCTGTCTCGGATGAAGAAATATTTACCCGGGTTGTGGATTACGGTCATGATTATCCACGGGGGATATCGAAAAGTTACGGGCAGGTCAGTTATGCTCAGCTCAAAAGCGGTTTTATAACCATCGACGGGAAAAAGATTCCGACGGTGCCGCTTTCCAGTATGGTAAAAGCGCGTCAAATTGCCGACATATTGAAACAGTGGATTGCTGAAGGCCGCTTTACCCTTGGCGAGCCGCAGTTTACGCTGCCTGTGTGA
- a CDS encoding M23 family metallopeptidase: MKEKKKKFKLWIIGLLCTVIVVPVLWILITRLEGETPAMTLSPDIRSIGISQNLTVSASDDKSGLRRLWIGLLQKGKEIQLLEKEFPAAGVFNGGQVHNTSVEVALEPRELGLVEGEAVIRMVASDFSWRRWWRGNRTYSERRIVIDTRAPEIEVLTRVHNVSQGGSALVVYKVSEPCSETGVSVGDKFFPGYSGYFKDANLFLAFFALGHEQGPGTRLAVQATDIAGNITRAGFPHYIRKKAFKADTIRISDKFLEWKMPEFGSDLPKELDSASFLDKFLYVNRDIRQANYETITRIPGQCHSNGTMYWEGAFLRLQGAARKASFADQRRYVYQGRDIDRQTHLGVDLASVSLAPVPAANSGKIVFIGAIGIYGRTVIVDHGFGLSSTYSHLSSCDVKTGQMVLKGDIIGHTGTTGMAGGDHLHFGMMVHNTFVNPVEWWDLSWIRNNITDKIKTVQSGLNISNG, translated from the coding sequence TTGAAAGAAAAAAAGAAAAAATTTAAATTGTGGATCATCGGGTTGCTTTGCACCGTCATTGTTGTGCCGGTTTTATGGATTTTGATTACGCGGTTGGAAGGCGAAACGCCGGCAATGACCCTGAGTCCTGATATTCGGTCGATCGGTATATCTCAAAATCTCACGGTTTCAGCGAGTGATGACAAAAGCGGTCTGCGTCGTCTGTGGATTGGCCTGCTTCAGAAGGGAAAGGAAATTCAGCTGCTGGAAAAGGAATTTCCGGCTGCCGGGGTTTTCAACGGCGGACAGGTCCATAATACGTCAGTTGAAGTGGCGCTGGAGCCTCGCGAGTTGGGACTTGTCGAGGGGGAGGCCGTTATCCGTATGGTTGCATCGGATTTTTCGTGGCGCCGGTGGTGGAGGGGCAATCGAACCTATTCGGAAAGGCGGATCGTCATTGATACCAGAGCCCCTGAAATCGAAGTGCTTACCCGGGTTCATAATGTTTCTCAGGGTGGCTCAGCGCTTGTTGTCTATAAAGTGTCCGAGCCATGTTCAGAAACCGGTGTGAGTGTCGGAGATAAATTTTTCCCCGGTTATTCCGGTTATTTCAAAGATGCGAATCTGTTTCTGGCTTTTTTTGCGCTGGGGCACGAACAGGGGCCTGGAACGCGCCTGGCTGTCCAGGCGACCGATATCGCCGGAAACATCACCCGGGCCGGATTTCCTCACTACATCAGGAAAAAAGCGTTTAAAGCTGACACTATCCGCATCTCTGATAAATTTCTGGAATGGAAAATGCCTGAATTTGGTTCTGATTTGCCGAAGGAATTGGATTCAGCATCCTTTTTAGATAAATTTCTGTATGTTAATCGTGATATCCGGCAGGCAAACTATGAGACGATAACCAGAATACCCGGTCAGTGCCATTCCAATGGTACCATGTACTGGGAAGGGGCATTTCTCAGGCTTCAGGGGGCAGCAAGAAAAGCCAGTTTTGCTGATCAGCGTCGATATGTGTATCAGGGTCGTGATATCGATCGTCAAACGCATCTTGGAGTGGATCTGGCATCTGTTTCGCTTGCGCCCGTTCCCGCAGCCAACAGCGGAAAGATCGTTTTTATCGGTGCGATAGGTATATATGGCAGGACCGTGATCGTCGACCACGGATTCGGCCTGTCCAGTACGTATTCCCATTTAAGCAGCTGTGATGTGAAAACAGGCCAGATGGTTTTAAAAGGGGATATAATCGGCCATACCGGCACCACCGGGATGGCAGGGGGGGATCATCTCCATTTTGGAATGATGGTTCACAATACCTTCGTCAATCCGGTTGAATGGTGGGATTTGTCCTGGATCAGAAATAATATTACGGATAAGATAAAAACCGTTCAATCCGGTCTTAATATTTCGAATGGATGA
- the kdsA gene encoding 3-deoxy-8-phosphooctulonate synthase — protein MITKQNTHCVRINERLSIGGPDTPLALIAGPCVIEDHRSAFETARFLKELTQQLEIPFIFKASYDKANRSSIHSFRGPGLADGIKILSDIKKKLDIPILSDVHCIDEISTAARVLDIIQIPAFLCRQTDFILEVAKTGKPVNIKKGQFLAPWDIANVAEKVLSTGNNQILITERGTMFGYNNLVVDFRSIKIIQDMAFPVIFDATHSVQLPGGQGNCSGGQREFVPTLARAAVAAGASAIFIEVHKDPDKALCDGPNSLRLDSLYDFLAGLKTLRSALM, from the coding sequence ATGATTACTAAACAAAATACCCATTGCGTCCGGATCAATGAGAGATTATCTATCGGCGGCCCGGATACCCCTCTGGCTCTTATCGCAGGGCCATGCGTTATAGAAGACCATCGAAGCGCTTTTGAAACAGCCCGTTTTCTCAAGGAGCTTACACAGCAACTGGAAATACCGTTCATTTTTAAAGCGTCCTATGACAAGGCCAACCGATCCTCAATTCATTCATTCAGGGGACCGGGATTGGCCGATGGCATTAAAATTTTATCGGATATCAAGAAAAAACTGGATATCCCCATTCTTTCGGATGTCCACTGCATAGATGAAATATCAACCGCAGCCAGGGTGTTGGATATTATTCAGATACCCGCCTTTTTATGTCGCCAGACTGATTTTATCCTGGAGGTGGCTAAAACAGGAAAACCCGTGAACATCAAAAAGGGACAGTTTCTTGCGCCGTGGGATATCGCCAATGTTGCCGAAAAGGTATTATCCACCGGAAATAATCAGATACTGATTACTGAACGCGGCACCATGTTTGGTTACAATAACCTCGTCGTGGATTTTCGCAGCATTAAAATCATTCAGGACATGGCTTTTCCGGTTATTTTTGACGCCACCCACAGCGTCCAGCTTCCTGGCGGACAGGGCAACTGTTCCGGGGGGCAGCGCGAATTTGTTCCGACGCTTGCACGGGCGGCTGTGGCTGCCGGAGCCAGCGCCATATTCATCGAAGTACATAAAGACCCCGACAAAGCACTGTGCGACGGCCCCAATTCATTAAGACTTGACAGCCTTTATGATTTTCTGGCTGGACTCAAAACGCTTCGTTCGGCCCTGATGTGA
- a CDS encoding HAD hydrolase family protein — MIADSRLKQIRLLLLDVDGVLTDGTIIYSDTGVETKAFNVKDGLGIKLLMKAGIHAGIITGRSSPALLKRTRELGITWMFDNVTDKAAVLDHIVSVSGIDTRHMAFIGDDLPDLAPMKRVGLPIAVADADETVIELAQIVTTRKGGQGAVREICEAILKAQDLWGKALNQFL, encoded by the coding sequence ATGATCGCCGACAGCCGGTTAAAACAAATTCGACTGCTGCTGCTTGATGTTGACGGTGTGCTGACGGACGGTACAATCATCTACAGCGATACCGGCGTAGAAACCAAAGCCTTCAATGTCAAGGACGGACTTGGAATCAAACTGCTCATGAAGGCCGGGATTCATGCCGGAATTATTACCGGAAGAAGCTCCCCTGCTCTTTTGAAACGAACCCGCGAACTTGGAATCACCTGGATGTTTGACAATGTCACTGACAAGGCCGCCGTGCTCGATCATATTGTATCGGTCAGTGGTATCGATACGAGGCACATGGCATTCATCGGAGATGATTTACCCGATCTCGCCCCGATGAAACGGGTGGGGCTGCCCATCGCCGTGGCCGACGCTGATGAGACCGTCATTGAGCTTGCTCAGATCGTAACGACACGTAAAGGCGGTCAGGGGGCTGTAAGAGAAATCTGTGAAGCGATTCTGAAGGCGCAGGACCTCTGGGGAAAAGCCCTGAACCAATTTTTATGA
- the lptC gene encoding LPS export ABC transporter periplasmic protein LptC, whose translation MSKNIYIFAISSAIILSIILTALFFGYHYRVKNLSNRDPALPAADNQPDITINRVHQTATRDGITEWSLDADSVEFIDNKKEAVLKKLSVTFFLKNNQKIYLTADQGSVNTESNDIEVTGNVIVKNRNIVMKTDQLTYHHAQRRLITKIPIAINQMTSSLSAESMMFDLNTNKAFFKGRVEGCFSESALSY comes from the coding sequence ATGTCTAAAAATATATATATTTTTGCAATTTCATCTGCTATCATTCTTTCGATTATTTTAACGGCTTTATTTTTTGGTTATCACTACAGGGTTAAAAATTTGAGCAATCGGGATCCGGCGTTGCCGGCTGCTGACAATCAGCCGGATATCACCATCAACCGGGTGCATCAGACCGCCACACGCGATGGAATAACCGAATGGAGTCTGGATGCCGATTCTGTCGAATTCATTGATAACAAAAAAGAGGCTGTTCTAAAGAAACTGTCGGTCACTTTCTTCCTGAAAAACAATCAGAAAATTTATCTTACCGCTGATCAGGGAAGCGTGAATACCGAATCGAATGACATCGAAGTGACAGGAAATGTTATCGTAAAAAATCGTAATATCGTAATGAAAACTGACCAACTGACTTATCATCATGCTCAGCGGAGACTGATAACAAAAATTCCGATAGCCATCAACCAGATGACATCCAGCCTGTCTGCCGAATCAATGATGTTCGATCTAAATACCAATAAAGCCTTTTTTAAAGGCCGGGTGGAGGGATGCTTCAGTGAAAGCGCATTGTCTTATTAA